The window GTATACAATCCCATGTCAATCCACACATGTATagttaatatagataattcaTTAGCAAGCATATATAATGAGGAACTAACCTGCCAATATGTATATGCGTCACAAGTAGTGTCTCCATTCTTCAAATCGGCTCCTGCTTTCTCTGATAGCGTAATAATGAACCactatgaatatatataaacatgcaTATGGACAACATTCTTCTCGTATATATAGCTATATAAGCTATAGTAGTTTGAGACCATTCAAATAACAAACCTGGGTATCGGTGAGTGAATCCATCCCAAACGTTAAGTCCACGACCTCTACCACCTTCGATCTGAAATGAAGAGAAACAACCATGCAACGTTggattattttttatgttttttaatgcTCTTTCAAGACGTCAACATAATGTGTGATTTGTTACATACTTGGTAAGCAGAAGAGGCTACACCGAAGATGAAATCTTCGCCGAAACTTTTACCATTGAAACGACTAGTTTGGTTACAATGGAATGGCTCGTTCTCTTCGCAAGTATAATCTTCCTGGCCTTTACAAGTCGCCACAGCTAATAAGAAAGCTAAGGCGAACAATTGAAACTTCATGGTTAATTTGTAGTTTGTTATGTTTGGTGTTGCATGGAAGCCTTGTGCCAATCTAGGGTTTATATAGCCTTTGTAAAGAAGAGTTACGTATGCTTTACCTTGTCTTAGCACATGACATTTTGAGAGGTTTCGGTGACATGAATCCCGTGAGTTTACTTTACTCTAGCTTAACATTAacacattttggtttatatttgtagttttgtttcTACTTTTCAGACTGCCTTGCTCTTCAATCGACCATTTCATTAAGGAAACTGTTGCATTCTTTTATTCAGTTGTGAATTGTTGTTTTACTATCTATCGTTTTCTCTATAGAACATGTGTTCCTTACCGGAACACCATTAATTGTATTTATTCAACGTTCGCATCAAGATTcgtattagtttatatatgtcCAAAGCCTTTTAACTCTTAAGTTGGACTTGGAGTTAGAATTGACGGCATAAcgttattgaaaaaaaatatgaatatatgatcaAGTCGGAAATGAGTAACAACGCCTTTGTTAagacaataataatactaattacATTAATCGTACTGCCACTAATTCACGAGCCTCACCGCTTCCGGTCACAGCATATCTCTTATTGATTTCGGCCGGTCGATACTTTATCACATGAAATTAGAGACtctctaaataacaaaaattcatatcaactggctttttacattttcttatcGTTTACTAAAAGATATTGGAGGTGCTTTATCATGCTTTTATActcaattattaaaaacataagagttGTTTTCTATAAAAGTGCTTAGAAATACAGGCACAGATAGAGCCTATTTGAACCAAACATTACATTGACTTGTGTGTTTNTTAAATGGAGACCTAGCTCACCTTATATTTTGTCCTGTAAAGATCCACGGCCGTGGCATGAGCAAGAAGCTGGTGATGTGCAACGATATAGGGTTCGGTTGACGAGTTTCCGCCGTAACATCTTATATCATGCGTAGGAGAACATCGACCAGGTGCATCTGTTCCCAATGCATATCCTCGCGTAGGTACTGTGTAAAGCTGGTTGATTGTTATCCAGTGC is drawn from Camelina sativa cultivar DH55 chromosome 8, Cs, whole genome shotgun sequence and contains these coding sequences:
- the LOC109125058 gene encoding myrosinase 2-like translates to MKFQLFALAFLLAVATCKGQEDYTCEENEPFHCNQTSRFNGKSFGEDFIFGVASSAYQIEGGRGRGLNVWDGFTHRYPEKAGADLKNGDTTCDAYTYWQKDIDVMGELNATGYRFSFAWSRILPQGKRSRGVNQNGIDYYNGLIDGLIARNITPFVTLFHWDLPQTLQDEYEGFLNRPIMYVIYATLLIKNDESI